From Nevskiales bacterium, a single genomic window includes:
- a CDS encoding NADP(H)-dependent aldo-keto reductase, whose amino-acid sequence MQYRPLGRTDIRVSVICLGTMTWGQQNSEAEAHAQLDYALEQGVNFIDTAEMYPVPPMAETQGRTEQYIGSWLKARRNRDSVILASKVSGRANWLPHIRGGPRLSRAHIFEAIDGSLARLQTDYLDLYQLHFPDRATNYFGELGYRHAPQDDDIPLAETLAAMAELVKAGKVRHIGISNETPWGLMECLRVADAGLAPRIVSIQNPYSLLNRSFEVGLAECAIREQVGLLAYSPLGFGVLSGKYLNGQRPPGARLTLYKRFSRYTSPRDEQATADYVALARRHGLDPAQMALAYVNTREFLTSTIIGATTMEQLKTNIASVDLTLDDEVLKGIETIHQQNPNPSP is encoded by the coding sequence ATGCAGTACCGACCACTCGGACGGACCGACATCCGCGTCAGCGTCATCTGTCTTGGCACCATGACCTGGGGCCAGCAGAACAGCGAAGCCGAGGCGCACGCTCAGCTCGACTACGCGCTCGAACAGGGCGTGAACTTCATCGATACGGCCGAGATGTACCCGGTGCCGCCGATGGCCGAGACCCAGGGCCGCACCGAGCAGTACATCGGCAGCTGGCTGAAGGCGCGCCGTAACCGTGACAGCGTCATCCTCGCCAGCAAGGTCAGCGGACGCGCCAACTGGCTGCCGCATATCCGCGGCGGCCCGCGCCTGAGTCGCGCACACATCTTCGAGGCCATCGACGGCAGCCTTGCGCGGCTGCAGACGGATTACCTGGACCTGTACCAGCTGCATTTTCCCGACCGCGCCACCAACTACTTCGGCGAGCTCGGCTATCGACACGCACCGCAGGACGACGACATTCCGCTGGCGGAAACGCTGGCGGCAATGGCGGAGCTGGTCAAGGCAGGCAAGGTGCGGCACATTGGCATTTCCAACGAGACGCCCTGGGGGCTGATGGAATGCCTGCGCGTGGCCGACGCCGGCCTTGCGCCGCGCATCGTCAGCATCCAGAACCCCTACAGCCTGCTCAACCGCAGTTTCGAGGTCGGGCTGGCCGAATGCGCGATCCGCGAGCAGGTGGGGCTTCTGGCCTATTCGCCGCTGGGCTTCGGCGTGCTGTCGGGCAAATACCTGAACGGACAGCGGCCGCCGGGCGCGCGCCTGACGCTGTACAAACGCTTCTCGCGCTACACCAGCCCGCGCGACGAGCAGGCCACGGCCGACTACGTGGCGCTGGCGCGCCGGCATGGTCTCGACCCGGCGCAGATGGCGCTGGCCTACGTCAACACCCGCGAGTTCCTGACCAGCACCATCATCGGCGCCACCACGATGGAACAGCTGAAAACCAACATCGCCAGCGTTGACCTGACGCTGGATGACGAGGTGCTCAAGGGCATCGAGACGATCCACCAGCAGAACCCGAACCCGAGCCCGTGA
- a CDS encoding DUF4139 domain-containing protein has protein sequence MDTRLFAALFSAALAAGAEAAEVTSTAADRDALALTLYESDLAVVSERRSVRLQGSRDSLVLQDVAARLQPETVQLAGKGIRLAETRFAYDLLTPESLLERFVGREIRLVRTHPTTGADQVERGTLLSVVSGVPVFRVGGAIETGGANSPWRIRFDDLPGGLRERPTLIAELDAAGAGQQTVDLAYLTGGLSWQADYVAVFDEDAERLQLTGLASLSNASGADFSNARVRLIAGSLNRASAPPMPKMMRAMAMPAAEAMDASVAPVQSFEYYAYDLPRRVTLMDRETRQLPLLAATPLKVSREYRLDSSQGIGWRHAPGGEQRANAAVYLNAKNETGRPLPRGVVRIYGTGDEALQLLGEDTLPHLPAGEKIELLAGQAFDLTARRVQLKHDQLGRDQFAARWQVLVKNAKGRTVEVRVIEPMPGDWKIEDASHPHERLDANRAAWTLKVPANGETKLEYRVSWR, from the coding sequence ATGGACACCCGTTTGTTTGCCGCCCTGTTCAGCGCCGCACTGGCCGCCGGCGCCGAAGCCGCCGAGGTCACGAGCACTGCCGCCGACCGCGACGCGCTGGCCTTGACCCTCTACGAATCCGACCTGGCGGTGGTGTCCGAGCGGCGCAGCGTTCGCCTGCAGGGCAGCCGCGACAGCCTGGTGCTGCAGGATGTTGCCGCGCGCCTGCAGCCGGAAACCGTGCAGCTGGCCGGCAAGGGCATCCGCCTGGCCGAGACGCGCTTCGCCTATGACCTGCTGACGCCGGAGAGCCTGCTCGAGCGCTTCGTCGGCCGCGAGATCCGGCTGGTGCGCACGCATCCGACCACCGGCGCGGATCAGGTCGAGCGCGGCACGCTGCTGAGTGTGGTCAGTGGGGTGCCGGTGTTCCGCGTCGGCGGCGCGATCGAAACCGGCGGCGCGAACTCACCCTGGCGTATCCGCTTCGACGATCTGCCGGGCGGGCTGCGTGAGCGCCCGACGCTGATCGCCGAGCTGGACGCGGCCGGTGCGGGCCAGCAGACAGTCGACCTGGCCTACCTCACTGGGGGGCTGTCCTGGCAGGCCGATTATGTCGCCGTGTTCGACGAGGACGCGGAGCGTTTACAGTTGACCGGCCTGGCCAGCCTCAGCAATGCCAGCGGCGCCGATTTCAGCAACGCGCGCGTGCGCCTGATTGCCGGCAGCCTGAACCGCGCCAGCGCGCCGCCCATGCCCAAGATGATGCGCGCGATGGCGATGCCGGCGGCCGAGGCCATGGATGCCAGCGTGGCGCCGGTGCAGTCCTTCGAGTACTACGCCTATGACCTGCCGCGGCGCGTGACGCTGATGGATCGCGAGACGCGTCAGCTGCCGCTGCTGGCCGCCACGCCGCTGAAGGTGAGCCGCGAATACCGGCTGGATTCGAGCCAGGGCATCGGTTGGCGCCATGCCCCCGGCGGCGAGCAGCGTGCCAATGCGGCGGTGTATCTGAACGCGAAGAACGAGACCGGCCGCCCGCTTCCGCGCGGCGTGGTGCGCATCTACGGCACCGGCGACGAAGCGCTGCAGCTGCTGGGCGAGGACACGCTGCCGCACCTGCCGGCGGGCGAGAAGATCGAGCTGCTGGCCGGACAGGCCTTCGACCTGACTGCGCGGCGCGTGCAGCTCAAGCACGACCAGCTGGGCCGCGACCAGTTTGCCGCCCGCTGGCAGGTCCTGGTGAAGAACGCCAAGGGCCGTACGGTCGAGGTGCGGGTGATCGAGCCGATGCCCGGCGACTGGAAGATCGAGGACGCCAGCCATCCCCACGAACGCCTCGACGCCAATCGCGCCGCATGGACGCTGAAAGTGCCGGCCAACGGTGAAACGAAACTCGAGTACCGGGTGAGTTGGAGGTAA
- a CDS encoding MFS transporter codes for MNSERRDWQAALASYGRPRVLAMLFLGFSAGLPFLLVFSTLSAWLAQAGISRTEIGLLSWIGITYSIKFFWAPVVDRLPLPLLTRALGRRRGWMLLAQLGIAGGLYGLSLSDPGNGLAPLVWLALLVAFASATQDIVIDAWRIEAAESELQGSMAAAYQFGYRVALIVAGAGTLFVAADWGWSLAYLAMAVCACVGIVTTLVIAEPAAHISRDTALREARVLEYMARNAHLPQLWRTVAGWFIGAVVCPFVDFFARNGVKTGALILLFIGLFRVTDITMGVMANPFYLDIGYTLKEIAAVAKVYGVILSMVGVFVGGLAVFRYGSIPVLIVSGILVILTNLAFATLAFVTDPGIAGLMVVISADNFSAGLAGTAFIAYLSGLTNTAYTATQYALFSSLFTLPGKLIAGGSGWVVDQFGYVFFFFYTSALGVPALLLVIYLSRRLPARPAGSP; via the coding sequence ATGAACTCTGAACGCCGCGACTGGCAGGCGGCGCTGGCCAGCTATGGCCGGCCGCGCGTGCTGGCGATGCTGTTCCTGGGCTTTTCCGCCGGCCTGCCGTTCCTGCTGGTGTTCTCCACGCTCTCGGCCTGGCTGGCGCAGGCCGGCATCAGCCGCACCGAGATCGGCCTGCTGAGCTGGATCGGCATCACCTACTCGATCAAGTTTTTCTGGGCGCCGGTGGTGGACCGCCTGCCCTTGCCGCTTCTGACCCGCGCGCTCGGGCGCCGGCGCGGCTGGATGCTGCTGGCGCAGCTCGGCATCGCCGGCGGGCTGTACGGGCTGTCGCTGTCTGACCCGGGCAATGGGCTGGCACCGCTGGTCTGGCTGGCGCTGCTGGTGGCCTTCGCCTCGGCCACGCAGGACATCGTCATCGACGCCTGGCGCATCGAGGCGGCCGAGAGCGAATTGCAGGGCAGCATGGCGGCGGCCTACCAGTTCGGCTACCGGGTCGCGCTGATCGTGGCCGGCGCCGGCACCCTGTTCGTCGCCGCGGACTGGGGCTGGTCGCTGGCCTATCTCGCGATGGCCGTGTGCGCCTGTGTCGGCATCGTGACCACGCTGGTGATCGCCGAGCCCGCCGCGCACATCAGCCGCGACACCGCGCTGCGCGAGGCGCGCGTGCTCGAGTACATGGCGCGCAACGCGCACCTGCCGCAGCTCTGGCGCACGGTCGCCGGCTGGTTCATCGGCGCCGTGGTGTGCCCGTTCGTGGATTTCTTCGCGCGCAACGGTGTGAAGACGGGTGCGCTCATCCTGCTGTTCATCGGCCTGTTCCGCGTCACCGACATCACCATGGGCGTGATGGCCAACCCCTTCTACCTGGATATCGGCTACACGCTCAAGGAGATTGCGGCGGTGGCCAAGGTCTATGGCGTGATCCTGTCCATGGTCGGCGTGTTCGTCGGCGGCCTGGCGGTGTTCCGCTACGGCTCGATTCCCGTGCTGATCGTCAGCGGCATCCTGGTGATCCTGACCAATCTGGCCTTCGCCACGCTGGCCTTCGTCACCGATCCTGGCATCGCCGGGCTCATGGTGGTGATCAGTGCCGACAACTTCAGCGCGGGTCTGGCCGGCACTGCCTTCATCGCCTACCTGTCGGGTCTGACCAACACGGCGTACACGGCGACGCAGTACGCGCTGTTCTCCTCGCTGTTCACGCTGCCGGGCAAGCTCATCGCCGGCGGCTCCGGCTGGGTGGTGGATCAGTTCGGCTATGTGTTCTTCTTTTTCTACACCTCGGCGCTCGGCGTGCCGGCACTGCTGCTGGTGATCTACCTGTCGCGGCGTCTGCCGGCGAGGCCCGCCGGCTCCCCCTGA
- a CDS encoding DUF6763 family protein: MQVQPHNVVVGDWYCVGTEPPFEVVAVDADQETIEIQYFDGTVEEVDFDSWLEMAPQPSPPPEDWSGAMDVDKEDYGIDPDRLITDSWESPLDQLDRLG, encoded by the coding sequence ATGCAGGTCCAGCCGCACAACGTCGTCGTCGGCGATTGGTATTGCGTCGGCACGGAGCCGCCTTTCGAGGTGGTGGCCGTGGACGCGGATCAGGAAACGATCGAGATCCAGTACTTCGACGGCACCGTCGAGGAAGTGGATTTCGACAGCTGGCTGGAAATGGCGCCGCAACCCTCGCCACCGCCCGAAGACTGGTCCGGCGCCATGGACGTGGACAAGGAAGACTACGGCATCGACCCCGATCGCCTCATCACCGACTCCTGGGAAAGCCCGCTCGACCAGCTGGACCGGCTGGGATAA
- a CDS encoding VOC family protein gives MRPRFHLAFPVHDLDAARRFYGGILGCAEGRAAERWVDFDFHGHQLSAHLRPEECGGALCNEVDGENVPVRHFGLILAWDEWQRLAARLRALGVTFIIEPGIRFAGQAGEQATMFLRDPSGNALEFKSFRDDRQVFARD, from the coding sequence ATGCGCCCGCGCTTCCATCTGGCGTTTCCGGTGCACGACCTGGACGCGGCGCGCCGCTTCTACGGCGGGATCCTCGGCTGCGCCGAGGGCCGCGCCGCCGAACGCTGGGTGGACTTCGATTTCCACGGCCACCAGCTCTCGGCACATCTGCGACCGGAGGAATGCGGCGGTGCGCTGTGCAACGAGGTCGACGGCGAGAACGTACCGGTGCGGCACTTCGGCCTGATCCTGGCCTGGGACGAATGGCAGCGACTCGCCGCGCGTCTGCGCGCGCTCGGCGTGACGTTCATCATCGAGCCCGGCATCCGCTTCGCCGGCCAGGCGGGCGAGCAGGCCACCATGTTCCTGCGCGACCCGAGCGGGAATGCGCTGGAATTCAAAAGCTTCCGCGACGATCGTCAAGTATTTGCGCGCGACTGA
- the pyrE gene encoding orotate phosphoribosyltransferase, with protein MAAQPTPAYQEAFLELALDSGVLRFGEFTLKSGRVSPYFFNLGQITRGAATARLGRLYAQALLASGVGFDMLFGPAYKGIPLVTSLAIALAEQGLDLPYAYNRKEAKDHGEGGRLVGAPPAGRVVIVDDVMTAGTAVRESLQLLRDAGATPAAVLIALDRQERGVSGRSAVQEMEAEGLRVVSLVTLTDLIRLLRARRQHADALARIEAYRAAYGV; from the coding sequence ATGGCAGCCCAGCCAACGCCGGCCTACCAAGAAGCGTTCCTGGAACTGGCGCTCGACAGCGGTGTACTGCGCTTCGGCGAGTTCACGCTCAAGTCCGGACGCGTCAGCCCCTATTTCTTCAACCTCGGCCAGATCACGCGCGGCGCCGCCACGGCCCGGCTCGGCCGGCTGTACGCGCAGGCCCTGCTCGCATCCGGGGTCGGGTTCGACATGCTGTTCGGCCCGGCCTACAAGGGCATCCCGCTGGTCACCAGTCTCGCGATCGCCCTGGCCGAGCAGGGACTCGACCTGCCCTACGCCTACAACCGCAAGGAGGCCAAGGACCATGGCGAGGGCGGCCGCCTGGTCGGCGCGCCACCCGCCGGACGGGTGGTGATCGTGGACGACGTGATGACCGCCGGCACCGCGGTGCGCGAGTCGCTGCAGCTGCTGCGCGATGCCGGCGCCACACCGGCCGCGGTGCTGATCGCGCTCGACCGCCAGGAGCGCGGCGTCTCCGGCCGTTCCGCGGTGCAGGAGATGGAGGCCGAGGGCCTGCGCGTCGTCAGCCTGGTGACGCTCACCGACCTGATCCGGCTGCTGCGCGCCCGCCGCCAGCATGCCGATGCGCTGGCGCGGATCGAGGCC
- a CDS encoding Rieske (2Fe-2S) protein, with amino-acid sequence MPASAPRRLCALSDLASPGSARFDLEPGPGSHGLCVVRKGGQVHGYLNRCPHTGAPLDWQPGQFLTAEGDLIQCSLHGALFRIEDGYCVWGPCAGDALTRVPLTLRGDDIYLEET; translated from the coding sequence ATGCCCGCCTCGGCGCCGCGCCGGCTGTGCGCACTGTCCGATCTGGCCTCGCCGGGCAGCGCGCGCTTCGACCTGGAACCGGGCCCGGGCAGCCACGGTCTATGCGTCGTGCGTAAGGGCGGGCAAGTCCATGGTTACCTGAACCGCTGCCCGCATACCGGCGCGCCGCTCGACTGGCAGCCGGGCCAGTTCCTGACCGCCGAGGGCGATCTCATCCAATGCAGCCTGCATGGCGCGCTGTTCCGCATCGAGGATGGCTACTGCGTCTGGGGCCCCTGCGCGGGCGATGCCCTGACGCGCGTGCCGCTCACCCTGCGTGGCGACGACATCTACCTTGAGGAGACCTGA
- a CDS encoding exodeoxyribonuclease III, with the protein MRIITFNANGIRSAASKGFFDWLPQQKADVVCIQETKAQLHQLEHDPQFCPVGYHCFYQDATAKKGYAGVALFSRREPDEVLRGLGVAEFDGEGRYLEARFGRLSVVSLYLPSGSSGPHRQASKDRFLEFFLPVLKQWAKSGRDYVVCGDWNIAHTQKDLKNWKSNQKNSGFLPHERAWMDKLFGEAGWVDAYRVLHPDATDACYTWWSNRGQARAKNVGWRIDYQVITPSLKDTIRAARIYKEKWFSDHAPLIMDYAYEL; encoded by the coding sequence ATGCGGATCATCACCTTCAACGCCAACGGCATCCGTTCGGCCGCCAGCAAGGGTTTTTTCGACTGGCTGCCGCAGCAGAAGGCCGACGTGGTCTGCATCCAGGAAACCAAGGCGCAGCTGCACCAGCTGGAACACGATCCGCAGTTCTGCCCGGTCGGCTATCACTGCTTTTACCAGGACGCGACCGCGAAGAAAGGCTACGCGGGCGTCGCGCTGTTCAGCCGGCGCGAGCCGGACGAGGTGCTGCGCGGCCTGGGCGTCGCCGAGTTCGACGGCGAGGGGCGCTACCTCGAGGCCCGCTTCGGCAGGCTCTCGGTGGTGTCGCTGTACCTGCCGTCGGGTTCTTCCGGCCCGCACCGCCAGGCCTCCAAGGACCGTTTTCTCGAATTTTTCCTGCCCGTGCTGAAGCAGTGGGCGAAGAGCGGGCGCGACTACGTCGTCTGCGGCGACTGGAACATCGCGCACACGCAAAAGGACCTCAAGAACTGGAAGTCCAACCAGAAGAACTCCGGCTTCCTGCCGCACGAGCGCGCCTGGATGGATAAGCTGTTCGGCGAGGCCGGCTGGGTGGATGCCTATCGCGTGCTGCATCCGGATGCGACCGACGCCTGCTACACCTGGTGGAGCAACCGCGGCCAGGCGCGTGCCAAGAATGTGGGCTGGCGTATCGACTACCAGGTGATCACGCCGTCGCTGAAAGACACGATCCGCGCGGCGCGCATTTACAAAGAGAAATGGTTTTCCGACCATGCGCCGCTGATCATGGATTACGCGTATGAACTCTGA